The nucleotide window TGACGATGGGGTACCTGCAGCTGTTAGTGTAGTATTATTAGTTGTGGATAACATATTTGTAATAACGATAGTAACGGAACTTAGATAATATTGTGTCACGTGAATCACTGAATAAAAACGTCAAAACCCCCGAATTTTAGTCATGGTCGACTGTAGTTCGATAAAGAGTTACGGAAGCATCTTCAATAATCTATTAAAACTTCTTTGGACAGACGAAAACAACACCTTGTGTATGAGTTTCTAATGTTTATCTGCAATACAGCGAAAACTGAAATATCACCGGTAACATTTAAAAACCTTAAACAAACTCTTCTTGAATTAAAAAAAGCTCGAAATTTAGCAGGCCATTTCGAATGAGTCAACAAAAAATCCTTATTCCTATCGAAAATCtaactattattattgttcTTTAAAACCTGTTTAACTGAATTAGCGAAAAGTATTCTAAACTGGTGTTGTTGTTGTCGCGTATATAGGCTGTAGAATGGGTCGCCTGTTTTAATATCTCTGTCTAAACGTGTCGCTTCACGAAAGTCCGTTTCCGTTCTGTTGTCTGCTTCCTTCTCAACCGGACCTCTCACCACACTTTTTTACTGCTTTTATATGCGAGTTTTAGTGAGTCATTCTAACCTCTAGACTCCACTTAatgaaaaaattttcttGCTGACCGGTATGTTCTTAATCTATCTTATCTCGTGTTCGGGCGTCCTTGCCGCTGATTGGTCGAGCCACGTAAAATTGAGCGGCGGTACCGGCCACGTTGAGGCTCGCCCTGACACCGCGCCGGAACCGGCCTGTACTGTTTAATCATGTCTAACGAAACTAACCAATACCCCTCGCTACGACGAAAATGCCAAGCACACATTCTTTTACACGATGATTTCCTCGGATTCTCTTCGTCTGACGCAGTTTTGTTGCCTCGTATTATTTCAGGTTGCAGAGTGCATGATCATTTGTTCCAACAGACACGTCCAGGTACTCTCTCCGAAGTCGAGACAAGTTCGGACGCATCTGAAATCCATTCTTAATCAGGTAATGAACAAGCACTGGTTATAATAGCATACGTGTTTTATCCATTGTAACTTATATTGTTTTGCGAACCAAAAGCGGTATTTTTGGGGACATTTAGGAGCTGGTCTATTTTTACTAGAACCTATGCTACGGCGTAGATCGATTCATAACTCGTTCAAAGAAAGAATCGCAGTTACCGGAAAAAATGAAAGCCTAAAACTGAAACATTGTTATTATGTGCCGTCCGCCGAAACTTGCACAGATGTCACGAAGAGAATCCGTCACTGGTAATGTACCTGTGCCTATTTCTTTAATAGCCTACAGGAACTACTAAGAGCTAAAATACTGTCCTAACATATGGATGGCCGCTGCACGACACTGACGCATATCGGCCTCCGAAGGAAGCCATAGTACTGATATTGGTGCTGGTATAGACTTTTAGAGAGCAGATTAAATACTCGTTTCCTCCGGCCGTATAATGAAAAATCCGACAATAACATACTGGTAGCTATATGTACAATATCATTCGAGGTTTCCTATCCATAATTGACGTTGATTTCTTCAGGGTCTTCCAGATTGCTCAATCGTCGCTGGTATTGTCTTTGGTATTGTCTTCGGTATTGTTTGTTTTTCCTTCAGACTACAAGATCTGCCTTATTTCCGCACGAATTCGAGTTTTTTTGGTGTGCGTACTTCGTAGTTTTTTAAGGCGATACAAAGGAAATACGCTGAATGCAACATTTATGCAAGTAAGTTCGGTCCTTATCTCCCCACACACGCCTAAGAACCGGAGAACACTATATAGGAACATTCATAGATAGACGGTGTTGGTTCATTTTTCCTCGCATGTTTTGTGAAGGAAACCGAACAAGAATTGGTTAATTTAGGCTTTTCTGCGGTTCCTCGAGAAATTATAAGTCTCATAACGGAAAACAAATCCTCAACAGCCGAGAACACATAAGTTTCCTTCCGTTCATCGTTCTCTGCTGCATTTTGCTCGATTCATCAcaattatattattatcGCTATTATCTCCTGGTCGCACAAGCAGATTGGAATCCTTGACTACTGCGCGAAAAAATCTTTTCAGCAAGTACTATTATTCTCtagaattttttttctcTACTTTTCATTGTTACACGATTATATTGTTATCGCTATTGTTTGAAGTTGATTATATTAGCTATACAATACAATATTATCTCAGCGTTTGATCGGACAGTGAGTGAGGGCCAGAGTTACGTCTATTAGGTCCGGTCGTGCATATTATTCAAACCATTTATCCCTCATAATTGGTATTGCAGGAGCTCCCTTGTTTATTATAATATCACTATTACATCGTTATTATTACCATCGTGTATTGTTGTCTCAGTAAATCTTGATCTAGTTTCAGGTGTCGAAAAGGAAAAGCTGCATTGTCCCCCCCTCCCCAAAGCATTAGCACTACAATGGATGTTGTTCCCAGTTATCATGGATACATAGAAACGAATGCGGATGCACTGCTGCTGACACAAGCTGTGTTGGACGGAAAACTGAACCCCGTGACAAGGAGACCTTATGAGATCGAAAGGCCGCAGTTGATAGTGTCGGGCAACGTGTTTGTATTTATCGAGGAGAAATCGGGCATTAAGCGGTGGACTGATGGTGTTTCGTGGTCACCATCCAGGATAATGGGGAAGTTTCTTGTTTATCGGGAACTGGACAAGCAAAACGGTAGTGGTACTAGCAGCGCTTCTGGTGTGGGGCTTGTTTCTCCAACCTCTGGGGGACAGCGTAAGTGGATGGATTCATTGGATATGCTAGATGATCAGCAGCGAAGTATCGTTTCGAAGGCCCTAGTTGGGTCGTTGAATAGCTCTTATGCCTTTAAGCCTAGTGGACTTGTGAAAAAGACCATGTCTATTAAGCTAAAACGAACATCGCGCGCTGAGACTATCCATATAATTTCGTATTACACTGCTGAAGATGTTGAAGCGGGAAAGTTGATGAAACCATCCAATTCACCTTTCTTCAGTCAAATTGATCCCTGTAGGGAACTGGAAATAGCGCTTGAGAACTCATCTGTGGGGAATTCACGAAATTCTTGCGCGCAAGCGTCTGTTAACGTCACCCCCACAAGGACGGTCGGTACTTCTACTTTGGGGCTGAAGTCTTATATGTCATCTGGGGTTTCCCAACCAGTAATCGGCCCTCCGGTCTATCAGAGCATGCCTCACCAAATTCCGTCGCACCACCAGCATCTGACTCAGCAGCAATTGCAGAGTCAGACACAACAGCATCAGTATTTCAGCATGAATTATTACCCTAGTCTGCCTCAGCATAGCTCACAAGCACAACTGTGCAATAGATATAGTTATTGCCCTCAGCCCAACCAAAATACGCGTATGaaacaacagcagcaacaCCAACAGCATCTCCATCGTCAGGAGCAACAACAACTACAGCGACCTCATTCAGGCTCTTCAGTCATTACAACAGATCTTTCGCAGATGACGGCATCGTCCGCTGCAACAAGTGCCCCTCAATCTCATGGAAACTTTTCAACTGGGTTACCTCATCCAGGGACACTTTTTCCATCAGATCAGCATAAGCCAACTGGCATTCAACTACCATTACCTTTTCCTCACAATCCCCCGTCATCTGGTCCATCTTCAGCACCGTCTGTTACACAGGCTCGGCAAACTCAACCACATTCTTCTATCTCTTCCGCCGGTTCCTCTTCTACACCACCATCATTTGTATCCTACCCCGGTTACAATATGCAACAATATGTGCAAGCTCATGGTATGTATCCTGTTTCAAGATTCGGTGTCGGTAGTGGGACGCTACCTTATGCTTCTCATATGGTAGGATCGTCATCGTCTGCCGTAAATACCGTTGAACAGCCGCTGTTTGATTATGCGCCACAACAAGGGAAAACGCATTTGGGCAGTAGTTCTTCTTCCAATACTAATACCACTACTGGTGCTGGTGCCGCTAACTTAGTGGATGAAGAGTGAAATTAATTTGATATAGACAGAATTATTAATTTGATAGCTTGACAACTAAGCTTTTTTCGAAGCGACCTATTAAAAAAGTCTGATACAAACGGTACGCTCTACCAGGCGAAACAATAGCCCGTCGGAGCGTTGCTACATTCACGATAACTACTATTTCCAGTATTTTTGGATGTGTATAAAGTACGCTTGCATCGCAATCCACACCACTAGTGTCGCACTCATATAAGTTACATCTAGATATGTTTATCATATATATGCGTGTAAAAGTCTCACTAATCCAATTCCTATGTACAATTATTGCTTTTTGTCTTTAACATTACAATGACACTGGAAAAGTCATCGCACTTTTTATAAATCCGTTTCATTATTCAAAAAGAGGCATTAATTGTAGAAATACGAAAATACTTAATAAATGATATCCAATTGTGGTAACGCTTGTTCCTCACAGGTATAAGGTCGTGTATAGGTGATTCTATAACTACGCTAGTTAGCATATTACAAGTTAGGCAAGATGTATAATGTAACTAAATATaatgttttaatttttAAGATAACAGAACATAGTAAAATAGTAAAACTAACTGCCGACAAAATTACTTAGTTAATCATACTGTTATTTGTTATTGTGCTATTATGTCGTATTTCTCACAGTATTGTCATTCCATTTTTGCTTGGAAAAATTAGGATGGAAGCACACCACGAAGACAATACACGAATAAACGTTACGGTCACTACAGGAAGCTACTATCTGGAACATATCTAGAGTTGATAAAATTATAGTAACTCATATTTTGTAAGTGTGATCTACTATCATTGTATGCATAAGAGACACTAAGTACGCACACAGGATAATGGATGAAGCTCTCACTAGCCCATCAACAACTCATTTAAATAACGATGATGCAGTAAAAAGAAACCAGGACCTAAATTTTCAAAGTGATGTGGATCTCCTATTGCCTGAGTGTTCTTCTCCCTTGACTTCATCTGTCGTCCTTGAAGAATTTATGGATAAACCACATTTAGATAACTCAACGGAAGATGGTAACTATAATGGTTCTAAAACGCCGAAGTTTTCGAAGGGTTTGACTGATACTGAAATTGCTGCTCTTTCTGGTGCATTATCCGGGTTTGTTGCTGGGGTAATTGTATGCCCCTTAGATGTGGCAAAAACAAGACTACAAGCACAGGGATTATACGAAATGCCTGCATATTACTCTGGTTTATTTGGCTCTTTAAATACTATAGTGCGAGATGAGGGTTTCAGAGGATTGTACAAAGGTGTTGTACCAATTGTTCTAGGTTATTTTCCAACGTGGATGATATACTTCACAATCTACGAAAAGTGCAAAAAGAAGTATCCGCATATATTCCCAAATGATTTTCTGTCGCATTCAGCATCAGCGTTGACCGCTGGTGCCGTGTCTACTGCATTGACCAACCCTATTTGGGTCGTTAAAACGAGATTGATGACACAATCTAGCAAGAGCCGGCACTCTACAAATTATAGTGGGACAATAGATGCATTCCGAAAAATGTATAAAACTGAAGGGCTAAAGGTTTTTTACCTGGGTCTAGTACCGTCTTTATTCGGATTATTCCATGTCGCAATTCAATTTCCAGTCTATGAAAAGCTAAAAAGATTGTTGTATTACAACACCACAGTCGGCGGAATGGAAGGCGGTGAAGAGAATGATGTGAATCTGGGAAGACTAATAATCGCATCCTGTGCATCAAAAATTGTGGCTAGTACTATAACCTATCCCCATGAAATTCTACGTACCCGAATGCAAATTAAATCAACCGGTGGAGACCAACTTGGAGTTTTTAGTCTTATCAAAAAGATTTCTGTTAAAGAGGGCTTTGCGGGATTCTACTCCGGCTTTGTAACAAATATGTTCCGGACAGTTCCAGCTTCTGCCATAACTTTAGTTTCATTCGAATATTTTAAGAAGTCTTTTAAAATCTGGAATGATACCcttttactttgaaaagcATGCCCTTACAGGGACCTAAAAGACCTGAAGAATTTATTACTTAGTCACAGTAACTATAAAAGTTATTATATAACAAGCTATGTAAATATCATCTAATTAACATTCTGTGCAGTACTACTTACTGAAGCGGTGGATGTTTTCTTCGACTCCACGTGCAAATACTCAGCCGGTACCTTTGAAAAAGATAACTACAACTTCTTAGTAGGTTTGTTATAACTAGTGCAAATTTTTGGGAAAGGAACCAATTGATTCTTGATGCGATAATGGCTACTAGACTACATCTTTATTTCAAATGTTTATGGATCCTGGTCCTGATTTCAACATTGGGATTTGCCTCTAGCGTGGTTACCGATGaacttgaagaagaacaaggGGCTAGTTTTCCAAAGCCTTTAACATCAGCGAATTTTAAGGAAACTATCTCATCCAATTTACATTTAGTTGAATTCTATAGTCCTTATTGTGCTCACTGTCGGCGATTTGAACCTATATGGAAGAAGACATGGGAAGAATTTCACGAAACGGGTGAGAAGCTGGGTATTTACATGTCTCAGGTTAATTGTATACAAAGCGGAGATCTATGTAATGAAGAAAGTATTACCGCATATCCCGAATTACGGCTGTATGGTCCATCTGGTTTCCTTGCGCCGTATACCAACGCCCGGACTACTGAAGACCTTATTAAGTTCATGCGTGAAGAGGCCAAAAATGAAGAGCAGGCCAAAAAGGAAGAAACCTCTGAAAAGAAGACAGAGGTAAAACCTTTGCAGTATGAAGATGGTGATTTGATCAGATACGTTGAAGGTGCGGGTGGTGACCCAATGCTGCTTGTATTATGGCCATTTTTGAGGGATGCAGACCTTAAGGATCAAAAATTTATCCAAAACTGTGATGAGTGCCTCACATTTCATAGGGCTTGGAAAACCATATCTTCGGCTTTATCTACTGATATAGTAGTTGCTCAAGCTACGTGCGGGCAAAATAAAGATATCTGTCTAAAGTTAGGTCTGGAAGAATTAACTGAAATTTCGAAGCAGAGGTCGAATAGAGAACCAACTTTAGCCGTTATACTTCCcagaaaaaaaaataacGCTATATTTTACAAAGGAAATAAGTACTCTGCATCTGATGTGATAGATTTTGCTAAGAAAGTTGTCAATAATTATAACATGCCCAAAATTACCAAGGATGAAATAGCTGAAATCATTGCAAAGCCAATAGAGCTTAATAAATTTAAATACCCTGGGAATGAGGAGACTTACATCATATTCAACTATGATTCAGAAAGTTCACTTATTAAAAGTGCGTCCCTTGTGCAAGATATTATTCAGCCTTTGAGCAACTATCGGAATATGGTCGTTTTCAAAAGTGACGACGACCTTGTCTCCTTAATTAAGGAGAATTATTTCAAAATGATTAATCAAGTAAATGTTCCAGGACATTCTGAATACTTGACTGCAATTACATCAACGCCTTATCCCAAAGTGTTTATGTTTAAAGAAGGCAGTTTGGTCCCAATTGTATACCATGGCTATGTTCCTAAGGATATGGATCCAATGAAAACGTTCATGGAATGGGTAGATCAAAATTCTCTTCAATTAGTAAGCGAAATCTCAAGTAGGAATTTCAAAGATTTGATGTACTATCATAATGAGTTTTACGAGAAACTTGTAATCCAGGTAATTGATACTGGTGATGATCATAGTAAAAAATCTGCAGAAAACTATTTGAACAATTTGATATTGACAGCTTATAATTATGAAGCTGTGAGGTATAGAAATATCTATTCTAACATTGTCCAGAAAAATTTGGTAAATGAAGGAAAGCAAGGATCCGCCAATGCATATAGTGATGTTATGCAATCTATGATCGAAAATGGTATCTACAAAGATGATCATAAAATTCTATATGCCTATATCGACATTAGCCGTCACGATTCACTATTGAACAAACTTGGTTTTAAAGTTCAGGGCAGGGACCTTCAGAATGGTGACGTTTTAATTGTTGATAAAAAAACTGGTAGATATTACTATGAACATGATATTGCTGGGGAATATTTAACTAGTAGAGCTCCTAATGCATTAAAGGATACGTTAGTAGCACTAGTGTTCCCACATGAGCATCCAGGAGTGCAAATTAAATCCAACCTGATAAATTCGCCATTTGGCAGAAGTTTGCGTTTTTTGGACAGCTACGAGAAATGGTTCGTTTTGTTTTCAGTGGTGTTGTCTTTGCTTACAGTTCGTAAAATTTATAGAAATTATAGGGTGCATAAGAAGTACGCTGCAAAACGTGATGTGGTAGGCATCCTGGGAAAAGGTAAAAAACTAAAGGAATAATTCAGGAAATTTGCGACTTCACATACAGCAGTATTGCTTATGCTTAGTGTTAACTATGAGGACAACTGAGAATGCAATATTCTCATTTAAGTACTAGAAAATCCAAACATAGCCAAAAAGCAGGAAGACTGCCAGAATTATTAATAACCAAGTCTTGAAGCTAATAGTTGAATTTTTCGCCATTATCATCATCCTATTAAAAGTCCTCTTTAACTTGGTCCGGGTTTGCTCAAAGGTGTTCTCTAATCCCTCTATTGTATTACTACTGCCACGAATTTCCTCACCCATTTTAAGCGAGAGATCTTTTAATGCCTTAACCTTATCTCTCATTATATTTACATGGCCATCGCTTTGCGATTCTAGCTGTGCCAACGTTGATTGTGAATAATCAATTGAGGAGCTGTTATACGGAGAGCTTGCCCTCTCGGTTGGATTATTGGGTTTTGAACCAAATAAAAGGGTTCTTTGATGTACTGTACCCTGATCCGATCTAATGCTCATTCGAAAATAAATTGAAATACTGGGTTAACAGTCACTCGGAAATAGCTAAAAACAGTCACCCTACTCTTATTACTTGCGTGGTACATCTATTCTGTTGATGTAATACTCTTGTTATATCTGTATCAGTATGAATTGGTATATTTCCGTTGAAAATGATCTATACTCTATAAAATCATCTAACATTTGTTTAAGACACTACTTACTAATGACTTGTATTAGATACGTCTTCAGTGTACTCTACGAAATATGGCATCATACAATGAGGATCAGACATCCCTGCATAATATTAAACATATAATGTTAGTTCTATCGGGAAAGGGCGGTGTGGGCAAGAGTTCGGTTACTACCCAAACTGCTTTAACACTATCCGCACTAGGATATAACGTCGGAATTTTAGATATAGATTTGACGGGACCCTCCTTGCCTCGTATGTTTGGCATGGAAAATAAGGTAGTTTATCAATCGAACGAAGGATGGCTGCCAGTTTCGGTCCCTACAGCAGCGGAGTGTGGTTCTCTGTATTTAATGTCTCTGGGATTTCTGCTGAATAATAGAGGAGATAGTGTGATATGGAAAGGACCGAAGAAAACTGCAATGATTAAGCAATTCATTAATGATGTAAACTGGGGTAAATTAGATTACCTACTAATAGATACTCCTCCGGGAACTTCTGATGAGCATATATCTATCGCTGAGGAACTTCGTTACGCAAATCCTGATGGTGCCATTCTTGTATCAACCTCACAGGATGTGGCCCTTGCTGACGTGAAAAAGGAAATAAACTTTTGTAGAACGGTAAATCTGAGAATGATAGGAATGGTTGAAAATATGTCAGGTTACGTTTGTCCGCATTGTAGTGAGTGTACGGATATATTCTCTAGTGGAGGAGCTAAGGCACTCGCAAAGAGCTGTGATATTCCGTATCTTGGAAAAGTTCCTATTGATCCCAGTTTTGTTCAACTAATTGAAAATCAAAGTAATGAGAAGAAGACACTGATCGAACTTTATAAGGAATCTGCAATGCATTCAATTTTTAAGGACATTACTCAACGTATTTTGGAAATGGGAATACCGTCCAGATGTTAATATATGCTGCTAACATCTAGATATAGATGGATGATTATATTCGGAATATAAATATTCTGTGTTGTTTATCTTCAAGTTGTGCGGCCTGAAGTAGCAGAAAACGGCTCTGTTATATGAACGTTCTCTAGCGTCGCTGCTGTTTGAGGCGGTGCCGATCTTTGGAACTTAGGCAAAAGTAGTTTATTTGGTATGGGTTCCTTATTAAATGTGTTGGCTAAGGGATCTTCAGAGGAAGATAAGTCTGCGTCTTTTCTATATCCGACGGACATAACATTACCTGAGAAACTGTCCTTAAAATGGTCATTAGTCATATTTGGAGACTGATCAATCAAACCATTTCCACCAAGCTCCATCCCGGAGGATAAAGGTTGCATTATTTGAGGTTCATTAAGAGTTGGTTTCATTACTGAATTGGCCGTATGAAGCTCTGTCTCTGATTGCTGAATTGGTTGTGGGCTCATATCCGTACCATTGTAAATACATGGTGTTTCATGTTTCTCAAATCTAGATGGAAACTTTCCCCTGAAAAGGTCATAAAGTAGCGGATAATGTATTTCATTTAACTGTTGGTTGTTAATCAATCTATCTTTTTCAGGTAAACTCAAATCCACGTTTCCTAAAAGACCTACTATCTCAGTAAT belongs to Eremothecium sinecaudum strain ATCC 58844 chromosome IV, complete sequence and includes:
- the VAB2 gene encoding Vab2p (Syntenic homolog of Ashbya gossypii ADL005C; Syntenic homolog of Saccharomyces cerevisiae YEL005C (VAB2)): MSFLFSADSSSNRKKTKPSFESIKSSDAYRELTTLSTVQRAKELRQDNIFKIVSNEANQVKVDILDIHARLLAEIESEKLQADEINQKLKTSANKLDRIAKRVTRLRNKHDANTKHQLKEIARHITDISESLADFNVMITEIVGLLGNVDLSLPEKDRLINNQQLNEIHYPLLYDLFRGKFPSRFEKHETPCIYNGTDMSPQPIQQSETELHTANSVMKPTLNEPQIMQPLSSGMELGGNGLIDQSPNMTNDHFKDSFSGNVMSVGYRKDADLSSSEDPLANTFNKEPIPNKLLLPKFQRSAPPQTAATLENVHITEPFSATSGRTT
- the CFD1 gene encoding iron-sulfur cluster assembly protein CFD1 (Syntenic homolog of Ashbya gossypii ADL006W; Syntenic homolog of Saccharomyces cerevisiae YIL003W (CFD1)) produces the protein MASYNEDQTSLHNIKHIMLVLSGKGGVGKSSVTTQTALTLSALGYNVGILDIDLTGPSLPRMFGMENKVVYQSNEGWLPVSVPTAAECGSLYLMSLGFLLNNRGDSVIWKGPKKTAMIKQFINDVNWGKLDYLLIDTPPGTSDEHISIAEELRYANPDGAILVSTSQDVALADVKKEINFCRTVNLRMIGMVENMSGYVCPHCSECTDIFSSGGAKALAKSCDIPYLGKVPIDPSFVQLIENQSNEKKTLIELYKESAMHSIFKDITQRILEMGIPSRC
- the EPS1 gene encoding protein disulfide isomerase EPS1 (Syntenic homolog of Ashbya gossypii ADL008W; Syntenic homolog of Saccharomyces cerevisiae YIL005W (EPS1)), with translation MATRLHLYFKCLWILVLISTLGFASSVVTDELEEEQGASFPKPLTSANFKETISSNLHLVEFYSPYCAHCRRFEPIWKKTWEEFHETGEKLGIYMSQVNCIQSGDLCNEESITAYPELRLYGPSGFLAPYTNARTTEDLIKFMREEAKNEEQAKKEETSEKKTEVKPLQYEDGDLIRYVEGAGGDPMLLVLWPFLRDADLKDQKFIQNCDECLTFHRAWKTISSALSTDIVVAQATCGQNKDICLKLGLEELTEISKQRSNREPTLAVILPRKKNNAIFYKGNKYSASDVIDFAKKVVNNYNMPKITKDEIAEIIAKPIELNKFKYPGNEETYIIFNYDSESSLIKSASLVQDIIQPLSNYRNMVVFKSDDDLVSLIKENYFKMINQVNVPGHSEYLTAITSTPYPKVFMFKEGSLVPIVYHGYVPKDMDPMKTFMEWVDQNSLQLVSEISSRNFKDLMYYHNEFYEKLVIQVIDTGDDHSKKSAENYLNNLILTAYNYEAVRYRNIYSNIVQKNLVNEGKQGSANAYSDVMQSMIENGIYKDDHKILYAYIDISRHDSLLNKLGFKVQGRDLQNGDVLIVDKKTGRYYYEHDIAGEYLTSRAPNALKDTLVALVFPHEHPGVQIKSNLINSPFGRSLRFLDSYEKWFVLFSVVLSLLTVRKIYRNYRVHKKYAAKRDVVGILGKGKKLKE
- the MIT1 gene encoding Mit1p (Syntenic homolog of Ashbya gossypii ADL010W; Syntenic homolog of Saccharomyces cerevisiae YEL007W (MIT1)), with translation MDVVPSYHGYIETNADALLLTQAVLDGKLNPVTRRPYEIERPQLIVSGNVFVFIEEKSGIKRWTDGVSWSPSRIMGKFLVYRELDKQNGSGTSSASGVGLVSPTSGGQRKWMDSLDMLDDQQRSIVSKALVGSLNSSYAFKPSGLVKKTMSIKLKRTSRAETIHIISYYTAEDVEAGKLMKPSNSPFFSQIDPCRELEIALENSSVGNSRNSCAQASVNVTPTRTVGTSTLGLKSYMSSGVSQPVIGPPVYQSMPHQIPSHHQHLTQQQLQSQTQQHQYFSMNYYPSLPQHSSQAQLCNRYSYCPQPNQNTRMKQQQQHQQHLHRQEQQQLQRPHSGSSVITTDLSQMTASSAATSAPQSHGNFSTGLPHPGTLFPSDQHKPTGIQLPLPFPHNPPSSGPSSAPSVTQARQTQPHSSISSAGSSSTPPSFVSYPGYNMQQYVQAHGMYPVSRFGVGSGTLPYASHMVGSSSSAVNTVEQPLFDYAPQQGKTHLGSSSSSNTNTTTGAGAANLVDEE
- the BET1 gene encoding Bet1p (Syntenic homolog of Ashbya gossypii ADL007C; Syntenic homolog of Saccharomyces cerevisiae YIL004C (BET1)); the encoded protein is MSIRSDQGTVHQRTLLFGSKPNNPTERASSPYNSSSIDYSQSTLAQLESQSDGHVNIMRDKVKALKDLSLKMGEEIRGSSNTIEGLENTFEQTRTKLKRTFNRMMIMAKNSTISFKTWLLIILAVFLLFGYVWIF
- a CDS encoding HDL010Wp (Syntenic homolog of Ashbya gossypii ADL009W; Syntenic homolog of Saccharomyces cerevisiae YIL006W (YIA6) and YEL006W (YEA6)), with protein sequence MDEALTSPSTTHLNNDDAVKRNQDLNFQSDVDLLLPECSSPLTSSVVLEEFMDKPHLDNSTEDGNYNGSKTPKFSKGLTDTEIAALSGALSGFVAGVIVCPLDVAKTRLQAQGLYEMPAYYSGLFGSLNTIVRDEGFRGLYKGVVPIVLGYFPTWMIYFTIYEKCKKKYPHIFPNDFLSHSASALTAGAVSTALTNPIWVVKTRLMTQSSKSRHSTNYSGTIDAFRKMYKTEGLKVFYLGLVPSLFGLFHVAIQFPVYEKLKRLLYYNTTVGGMEGGEENDVNLGRLIIASCASKIVASTITYPHEILRTRMQIKSTGGDQLGVFSLIKKISVKEGFAGFYSGFVTNMFRTVPASAITLVSFEYFKKSFKIWNDTLLL